Part of the Anaeromicrobium sediminis genome is shown below.
TACAAAACAAGACATAGCCCTTGTTTCAAATGTGGCAGGAACTACAACGGACCCTGTATATAAGGCTATGGAAATACTACCAATAGGACCTGTGGTTATAATTGATACGGCAGGGATTGATGACGTAGGTGAACTAGGGGAGTTACGTATAGAGAAGACTTACCAAGTTTTAAATAAGACAGAATTAGCTGTAATAGTTATTAATGGCAATGAGGGTGTAACTGAGTTTGACCAAGATATTATTAAAAGGGTTAAGGAAAAAAATATTCCTATAGTAGGTGTTATAAATAAAGTTGACATACATAATGTAGATGATACTACTATAGGGGATTTAAAGAAAAAGTACAATATGCCATTTGTTAAAGTAAGTGCTCAAAATAACAAGGGAATTGACCTATTAAAAGAGGCCATTATTACTTATGCTGATTTAGAAACTCACGAAAGAAAAATAGTAGGAGATTTAATAGATCCAGGGGACGTGGTTGTATTAGTAACTCCTATTGATAAAGCAGCACCAAAGGGAAGATTAATCCTTCCACAACAGCAAACTACAAGAGATGTTATAGACCATGGAGGGATTGTGGTAATAGCAAGGGAGACGGAATTAAAAGAAGCTCTAAAGGCACTAGGAAAAAAGCCTAGACTTGTAATAACAGATTCTCAAGCCTTTAAAAAAGTTGATGAAGATACTCCTGATGATATACCTTTAACTTCTTTTTCAATTTTATATGCAAGATATAAGGCTGACTTAAAATCTCTAATAAATGGAGTTAAAAAGATTAGAGAACTAAAGGTGGGAGACAAGGTACTAATTTGTGAAGGATGTACTCATCATAGACAGGATGGAGATATAGGAAGGGATAAAATTCCTAGATGGCTAGAGGGTATGGTAGGAGGGAAACTTAATTTTGAGTGGACTAGTGGAACCTACTATCCAACTAGTGATAAAATCCATAATTATGATTTAATAGTTCACTGTGGTGGATGTATGTTAAATCCTAAGGAAATGGAATTTAGAGTTAAGGAAGCTAATAGTGAAGGTATTCCTATAGTAAACTATGGAATATTAATAGCAGAAGTAACGGGAATATTAGAGAGGGCCCTAAAGCCCTTTCAAGTATAAAAAAAGGGTGGATAAAATTATCCACCCTTTTTTTATAGTGTTTCGTCACCTGGTTGCCAGTTAATAGGGCATAAACCTCCAGATTGGCAAGCTTGTAGAACTCTTAGAGTCTCATCTACACTTCTTCCCACATTTAAGTCATGGACTACAGAATATTTAATATTTCCGTCAGGATCTATTATAAATAGACCTCTTACGGCAATACCTGCTTCTTCCATGTACACTCCAAAATCTTTAGATACTTGGTGGGTCATGTCAGAAGCTAGAGGGTACTCTAACTGTCCAAGACCATTAGCATCCTTAGGAGTATGAATCCATGCCTTATGGGAAAATTCACTATCAGTACTAACGCCTAGTACCTCTGCATTTAATTTCCTAAAATCTTCAATTTTATCGTTAAATGCAGTTATCTCTGTAGGTCAAACAAATGTAAAATCTAGTGGATAGAAAAACATAACTAACCACTTTCCACTATAATCTTCTAAAGATACACTTCCAAAGTTTTCTCCCTTTCCGTCAATTGTTTTTAACTTAAAGGAAGGAGCTTTTTTTCCAACTAATCTTTCCAAAATAAAATCCTCCTTATATATGTGTTACCTATCTAGTTATATAGTTACCAAAAAAGTTAATATTATAAACAGGAAAAAATAAAAAAATATTATTTCAATAAAAATTACAATAAAAATTAATAGAATATGCATAAGGAATTTTTAATAGATATAAGTAGGAGGTGGTAGGTTTGAGTGGTAAAGGTAGGAGCTATTTTGTATCTATTTTAATTTTCATACTTATATTATTCATAATAATTGGCCCCTTTTATTTTATATATGTGAAAGAACAAATAAAAAATAATACTATAAAAAAGGAAGAATATTCATTTAAAGGAGTAATAAGCTTTTGGGATTACCCAAAAACTAACACTCAAACGGGAAGTCGATACGGATGGATATTGAAAAAGATAAAGAGATTTGAAAAAGAAAATCCTGGAGTATATATAGAATTTAAACCATTATCAAGGAAGACGGGGCATATGTTATTAGATACGGCTGTCGATACGAAAACTTATCCTGATATAGCTCCTGTAGCTACGGACATGAGGATTATATCTAAGGGGTTATTAGAAAATGTAGATAAATTTATGACGGAAGAGGAGGTTAAACAATATAAAACAGATGCCATAAAGGCAGTAAAATGTAAGGGGAAAATTTGGGGGTTTCCTTATACTATGAGTACCTATAACCTCTTATTAAATGTAGAAATGTTTAATGAAAGGGGAATTGAAATTCCTAAGGAAGGAAATTGGACCTATGATGAATTTGTAGAAACTCTTAAAAAACTTACAGTGGATGAAAATGATGATGGAAAGATGGATTATTATGGATTTAATGCCTATATAGGTGTAAATGATTATAGTCTTTGGGGAATACTTCTATCAGATGGAGGAGAAGTATTTAATAATAAGGGAGAATATATATTTAATGATAGTAAAGCCATAAGTGGGGTAAAAAGAATAGTAGATCTAAAAAATAAATATAAGGTAGTACCAGATGATTTTGGAGAAAGTTCAGAAATAGAGGCTTGGAAAAGTTTTTATAAAGATAAAAAAATTGGAGTATATCCTGCTGGAACCTGGGCTGTAAATACTCTAACTAAAGCCTACGAATCGGGAGAAGGATTTGAATTTGAAGTTGCAAACTATCCTACAGGTAATAGGGAAAAAACCATATCAGCAGCTAAAGTAACTTCTGCCTATGGAATTTTTAAGCAGGAGGATGAGGAAAAATTAAAAATGTGTGTGAAGTTTTTAAAATTTTTATCAAAGGATGAATACCAAAGGTCCTTAAATGAAGTGGGGGTATTTCCTGTGAAGAAAGACATAGAAAAAATATATACGGGAAATGCTAAAATGGACTTTGTAGAGCAAAATCTTAAATACACTAAAAATATATCTAATCCAAATTGGAATATTACTCAAGAGTATTTTTATAGCCAATTAAGGCAGATACTTCTTAAAAATAAAAATGTAAAAGAAGCATTAGACCAGGCTAAAAATAAAATAGATACTTATAGAAGTATTAAAAAAGAATGATTTTCATTTAGCACCTTTTAATGATATACTTTATTTAGAATAATGAAGGTTTAGGAGTTGAGATTTAGTGGATATAAAGCGAATATATGATAGATTAATAGAAGTGATAGATAGAGATAATATAAGAGAAAAGGAAATTATGTCAAAGCATACTTCCTTTAAAATAGGCGGGCCTGTAGATATTATGATTTTGCCAAAGACTGTGGCAGAAGTAAAGCATGCCATAAAAGTCTTTAAAGAAGAGGAAGTAAAATATTATGTTATGGGTAATGGGAGTAATTTATTAGTAGCAGATAAGGGAATAAGAGGAGCTATTATAAAAATTGGAGATAATTTTAATAAGGTAGATGTGGAAGATGAAAAGATAACTGCACAGGCAGGAGTACTATTATCTGCACTTGCCAATGTGGCCCTTAAAAGTTCTCTTAAAACTTTTGAATTTGCCAGTGGTATACCAGGAACTCTAGGTGGTGCAGTTACTATGAATGCAGGGGCCTATGGTGGTGAAATGAAAGATGTGGTAACGGGCGCTTCTGTTATAGATAAGTTTGGAAATGTGGTTTATCTAAATAATGAAGAATTAGGATTTGAATATAGAAATAGTAATGTGCAAAAGGAAGGGTATATAGTTTTAGAGGTAGATATCCAGTTAGAAAAGGGAATTTATGAAGAAATACAAAATACAATAAAAGACTTGACTAAAAAAAGAACTACAAAGCAACCCTTAAGCCTACCAAGTGCAGGAAGTACTTTTAAGAGACCACCTGATCATTTTGCTGGTAAGTTAATTCAAGATGCAGGATTAAAGGGAGTAAAAGTAGGGGGAGCACAAGTGTCAGAATTACATAGTGGGTTTATTGTCAATGTGGATAATGCCACTGCTAAGGATGTATTAGACTTAATAAGATTAGTTCAAAAAACTGTAAAAGATAAGTTTGGAGTATGTTTAAATCCAGAAGTAAAAATCATTGGTGAAATAGATTAAAGTGGGACAGTTTTTAACTGTCCCTTCAAAATACCTAAGAAAAGAGGAATATATATGAAACTTATAGGTGATTATCATACACATACCATATATAGTCATGGGAAGGGTACTATAGAAGACAATGTTAATATGGCCATAGAGAGAGGCCTTAAAGAAATTGCCATAACAGATCATGGATATGGTCATTTCCTATATGGAATTAAAAAAAGTCGTATAGCTGAAATGAAAGAAAAAATTGCAAATATAAATAAAAAACAAGATAAGGTAAAAGTAAAGTTTGGAATAGAAGCTAACATATTAGGCTTTGATGGCAGGTTAGATGTGGAAAAGGAAATACTAGATAGTATAGATATAGTTCTAGCAGGATATCATTTTGGTGCCCTATCTAAAAATTTTATAGACGATAGTATAATTCATGGAAGGAATTTGTTAGGCAGATATGTAACTTATATGGATAAGAAAAATAAGATTATAAATACAGACACGGTTATAAAGGCCATGTATAATTATAATATAGACATACTTACCCATCCAGGGGATAAGGGGTGTGTATATATGAAGGAAGTGGCAAAGGCTGCAGCTGAGACTAATACATTACTTGAGATAAATAGTAGCCATTCGTATTTAAGAGTAGAAGATATAAAGATTGCAATGAAGGAAGGAGCCATGTTTGTCATAAATAGTGATGCCCATAGACCAGAGCATGTGGGAGTAGTGGAACGTGGAATAAAGAGAGCTATAGAAGCAAAACTTCCTATAGACCGAATTGTTAATGTTGAGTGATGAACAGGAGGAGATAAGTATGAAATTTGTTATTATTACAGGTTTGTCAGGAGCTGGAAAGAGTCAAGCTATGAAATGTATGGAGGATTTAGGTTTTTATTGTGTGGATAATCTTCCATCTGCTTTAATACCAAAATTTGCAGATCTTTGCTTTCATGCTCAAGGAGAAGTAGAAAAAATTGCATTGGTTATAGATATTAGGGGTGGTATGTTCTTTAATGATTTAAAAAAGAGTATTGACCATCTAAAAGAAGAAGGTTATGAGTGTGAAATATTATTTTTAGATGCATCAAATGAAGTATTAATTAAAAGGTTTAAAGAAACTAGAAGAACTCATCCTTTAAATCCTACAGGTTCAATTATAGAAGGAATTCAGTTAGAAAGGGAGAAAATAGCCTATTTGAAGAAAATGGCAAATTATATAATTGATACATCTAATTTAACTACTGGACAACTGAAAAACGAAATTAAAGACATATTTGTAAAGGGAATTGAAAGTAAGAATATAACCATATCTATTCAATCCTTTGGATTTAAAAAGGGCATATTGTTAGATGCAGATTTAGTATTTGATGTGAGATTTTTACCAAATCCCCATTATATAGATGAATTAAGGGAGTTTACAGGAAATGATAAATCCATTAGAGAATATGTGATGAAATGGCCTGAAAGTATTGAATTTGTAAATAAATTAAATGATATGATAGATTTTTTAATTCCATATTATGTAAAAGAGGGCAAAAACCAACTAGTAATAGCCATAGGGTGTACAGGTGGAAAACATAGGTCTGTAACAGTAGCTAATATACTTTATGAGACTTTAAAGGAAAAGGGCCATAGAACTACTATAAATCATAGAGATATAAAACCTTTATAAGGGAGAAAATTAATGTTTGGAATAGGGAATAAGTTTATATTAATTATGATTTTATGTAGTACTCTCTTAATGGGAACGTTCTTAGGTATATTTTTAGGTGTAAGTTATGTTAGATATATTAGAAGAATTATAAGACAAAGGAAAAACAATAAGAATGGTTTAAAAAAGGCTCCTAAAATAGTAGTTATTGGAGGGGGAACGGGACTTTCAGTACTCCTTCGTGGTCTTAAGAATTTTACTTCAAACATTACGGCCATAGTCACCGTGGCTGATGATGGTGGTGGGTCTGGCATATTAAGAGAAGATTTGGGCATGTTGCCACCTGGAGATATAAGAAACTGTATATTAGCCTTAGCAGATACGGAGCCCACCATGGAAAAACTACTACAATATAGATTTACAGAAGGAATGTTAAAAGGCCAGTCCTTTGGTAATTTATTAATAGCTGCCATGAATGGCATATCAGATAATTTTGAAGAGGCCATAAAAAAGATAAATAAGGTTTTGGCAGTAACAGGTCAAGTACTGCCTGTTACTTTAGAAGATGTTACTTTATTTGCAAAACTTAAAAATGGAAGTGTCATAAAGGGTGAGTCACAAATACCGGTTAAGGTAAAAGAATTAGAGTCAAAAATAGATGAAGTTTTTATGAAACCTAATAATGCAAAAGCACCAGATGAATGTGTTTTGGCTATTTATGATGCTGACATTATTGTTTTAGGACCAGGAAGTCTCTACACCAGTATAATTCCAAATCTTTTAGTTAAAGATATGATAAAAGCCATAAAAAGATCTAGTGCTAGTATTGTATATATTAGCAATGTTATGACCCAACCAGGGGAAACGGATGAATATACGGTGGAGGATCATGTTAATGAGATAAATAAGTATCTAAAGGGAATAGATATAGATTATATCTTTGTGAACAATGAAAATATACCTACAGAAGTTTTAGAAAAATATCATAAGGATGGAGCTAAACCTCTATTATTAAATGAGGGTGAAAAAGAAAAATTACAAGGTCATCATATAAGGGTAATAGAAGGAGACTTTGTAAATATAAAGAAAAACTATATAAGGCATGATGCCCAGAGAATTTCAGAAAAGTTAATTCATATTTTTCAAAATGAAAAAAGGTAAAAGCTATCCACTAGGTGGTTTAACAATCTATCTATTTATTTAATAAAGTATAAAATTTATTCAAGATTTATATATGTGAATACATATACTTATAGTAGGCAGGTTGTTGGATGGTTCTAAAACTTTCTGTTCATATAAAAACTCTAATTATTCAACACCCTAGACATTAATAGGAGGTGTAGCATAGTGAGAGAGGAAGTGAGCTCTGGAGGAGTAGTCATATTTGGAAATGCCATATTACTTTTAAAAAAATATAATGGTGACTGGGTATTACCTAAGGGAAAAATAAAAAAGAATGAAAGCAGATCTGAAGCGGCCATACGAGAAGTATATGAAGAAGGAAGAGTAAAAGCCGAAATTATGGATTATATAGATAAAATAAAATATTCTTTTAAAAATTGTTGGAATGAGTATGAAGTAGTAGAAAAGACAGTTCATTGGTATTTAATGAAAACTAAATCTATGAATTGTGCACCATTAAAAGAAGAAGGCTTTATAGAAGCTAGATTTGTTCATGTGAATAGGGCTTTAGGCATGGTGAAATATGATGATGAAAGATATATAATTAAAAAAGTCCTAGATAAAATTAATAGAGAAAAACTTTCTTAATAAAAAAGAGTAATTTAGGCATATTAGAGTTAAGGGGGTAGGGAAAAAATCCTAACATATAACCCTTAACTCTAAATTAAAATTTAGTTTTATTTTATGAATCTTTAGGAATAAAGGATGAACAATAGGTATCGTCACTGCAATTGGTCATTCTACCAGTTTCAGTAATGACTTCTATTTTTTCTGCTTGACAATAATTATCATAATTGTGTTTGCAATTAGACACGTGGCATTCTACTACCATGTTATGTGGATGCATAATAAAACCTCCTTTAAATATAGTATTCATAATAAAAAATTATATATTACCATAAAAAAATAGATTAAGAGGAACAATTTTCAAAAGAAAAAAGTTGACTTGTATGCTATAATAGTGTAAAGTTGTTTTTCTGACCCAAATAAAGCAGGTGTTAATAATGTCATTTTCCATGAGAACTAAAAATGAATTATCTAGAGAAATGCCAGAAAATAAATGTTGTCAATTAGCAGAATTATCTGCTTTGATAAGGATGAGTGGAACTATTCAATTAGCTGGGTTTCAAAAGGTAAATATTAAAATAGTAACTGAAAACGCTGCCATAGCAAGGAAGATATTTACCCTTATAAAAAAATGTTTTGGTATACATACCGAACTAAGAGTAAGGAAAAATAAACTACTGAAAAAAAATAATCATTATGTTATTATTATTAGTAGTGAGGCAGGAGCTAATGAAATTTTGACAGATGTGGGAATACTACGTTGCAAGGAGAATACGTTTTCCTTGGACTATTCCATCCCTCAAAATTTAATAGAAAAGAATTGTTGCAGGAGATCTTATGTTAGAGGAGCCTTTTTAGGAGCAGGTTCTGTAAGTGATCCAGAAAAAACTTATCATTTAGAATTTGTAAATAATAGCGAAAAACATAGTGAAGATTTAAAGGAACTGTTATGGCAATATGATTTAAGTGCCAAAACTGTCATTAGAAAAAATAGTCATATAGTATATGTAAAAGAAGGCGATTGCATAGTAGATTTACTAAATATAATGGGAGCTCATGCTGCCTTACTGAAATTAGAAAATATAAGAATAGTGAAAGAAATGAGAAATAATGTAAATCGAATAGTAAATTGTGAAACGGCTAATTTAAATAAAATAGTTAATGCTTCAATTCGTCAAATAAATAATATTGAATATATACAAAAAACCGAAGGTTTTAAAATCTTGCCTGATAATTTAAGAGAAATTGCTGAAGTTAGATTAAATTACAGAGAAGCAAGCTTAAAGGAACTTGGTCAAATGTTAGACCCTCCCGTGGGAAAATCGGGAGTTAATCACAGATTACGAAAGATAGAAAAAATAGCAGATAGAATTAGAAGTGGGAAAGGGGGGGCAAAATGATACAAAAGGACTTTCAAATAGAGAGCAAGCTTGGATTACATGCTAGACCAGCAGCATTATTTGTTCAATTGACAAATAAGTTTTCATCAGACATAATTGTGGGCAAAGAAAACAAGATAATTAATGGAAAGAGTATAATGGGTATCATGGCTCTAGGCGTGTCAAATGGTGAAACCATAACTGTTAAGGTAAGTGGTGTAGATGAAAAAGAAGCTATGGCTGAAATTGAAGATTTCTTACTAAACAAGATAAATGGATAAGGCTACTATTAAAGTAGCCTTATTTTTGTTTTTGGCAAAATTATATACATATCATCATAAATATGTATATCCATCATAATACCTATATTTTGTAAAAACAAAAAAATAATCCATAAATACTAAAATTTTCATAAAATAGAGGAATTTTATTTGTTTTGAAGAATATATTTATACTATGATTAGACAAATTATTAGTTAATATGCAGTAATGGAAAGACTTTTGTTTTGGAGGTATACATGATAAAGCTAAAGACCAAGTTCCTACAAGAAGATATGATTTTAGCCAATAATATATATACTAAAAATGATGAAATACTCCTAGGTGAAGGTATACAGCTAAAGCAAGTTTACATAGACAAACTTTTGGAGTTAGGTATAAGTGAAGTATATGTACATATTCCTAGTACGGAAGATATAGTAGTGTCTGATGTTATTAAGGAAGAAAATAGAAGAAAAGCCCATAATATAATTAGGGAAACTATGAAAAATATTTGTTCTGATGGGGATATTAGAATGAAGAAGATAGGAGAAATAGTAGATAAGATTATTGAAGATCTCTTAAGTAATGATAGTATTATAGTAAATTTGTCCCTAGTAAGGTCTATAGATGACTATACCTTTTCTCATTCAGTAAATGTATGTGTATATGCTTTAATAATTGGTATAAGTTTAG
Proteins encoded:
- a CDS encoding PHP domain-containing protein, translated to MKLIGDYHTHTIYSHGKGTIEDNVNMAIERGLKEIAITDHGYGHFLYGIKKSRIAEMKEKIANINKKQDKVKVKFGIEANILGFDGRLDVEKEILDSIDIVLAGYHFGALSKNFIDDSIIHGRNLLGRYVTYMDKKNKIINTDTVIKAMYNYNIDILTHPGDKGCVYMKEVAKAAAETNTLLEINSSHSYLRVEDIKIAMKEGAMFVINSDAHRPEHVGVVERGIKRAIEAKLPIDRIVNVE
- the rapZ gene encoding RNase adapter RapZ, coding for MKFVIITGLSGAGKSQAMKCMEDLGFYCVDNLPSALIPKFADLCFHAQGEVEKIALVIDIRGGMFFNDLKKSIDHLKEEGYECEILFLDASNEVLIKRFKETRRTHPLNPTGSIIEGIQLEREKIAYLKKMANYIIDTSNLTTGQLKNEIKDIFVKGIESKNITISIQSFGFKKGILLDADLVFDVRFLPNPHYIDELREFTGNDKSIREYVMKWPESIEFVNKLNDMIDFLIPYYVKEGKNQLVIAIGCTGGKHRSVTVANILYETLKEKGHRTTINHRDIKPL
- the hydF gene encoding [FeFe] hydrogenase H-cluster maturation GTPase HydF, encoding MENTPRSNRLHIAIFGKRNVGKSTLINALTKQDIALVSNVAGTTTDPVYKAMEILPIGPVVIIDTAGIDDVGELGELRIEKTYQVLNKTELAVIVINGNEGVTEFDQDIIKRVKEKNIPIVGVINKVDIHNVDDTTIGDLKKKYNMPFVKVSAQNNKGIDLLKEAIITYADLETHERKIVGDLIDPGDVVVLVTPIDKAAPKGRLILPQQQTTRDVIDHGGIVVIARETELKEALKALGKKPRLVITDSQAFKKVDEDTPDDIPLTSFSILYARYKADLKSLINGVKKIRELKVGDKVLICEGCTHHRQDGDIGRDKIPRWLEGMVGGKLNFEWTSGTYYPTSDKIHNYDLIVHCGGCMLNPKEMEFRVKEANSEGIPIVNYGILIAEVTGILERALKPFQV
- a CDS encoding DUF1540 domain-containing protein produces the protein MHPHNMVVECHVSNCKHNYDNYCQAEKIEVITETGRMTNCSDDTYCSSFIPKDS
- the whiA gene encoding DNA-binding protein WhiA, whose translation is MSFSMRTKNELSREMPENKCCQLAELSALIRMSGTIQLAGFQKVNIKIVTENAAIARKIFTLIKKCFGIHTELRVRKNKLLKKNNHYVIIISSEAGANEILTDVGILRCKENTFSLDYSIPQNLIEKNCCRRSYVRGAFLGAGSVSDPEKTYHLEFVNNSEKHSEDLKELLWQYDLSAKTVIRKNSHIVYVKEGDCIVDLLNIMGAHAALLKLENIRIVKEMRNNVNRIVNCETANLNKIVNASIRQINNIEYIQKTEGFKILPDNLREIAEVRLNYREASLKELGQMLDPPVGKSGVNHRLRKIEKIADRIRSGKGGAK
- a CDS encoding HPr family phosphocarrier protein, which gives rise to MIQKDFQIESKLGLHARPAALFVQLTNKFSSDIIVGKENKIINGKSIMGIMALGVSNGETITVKVSGVDEKEAMAEIEDFLLNKING
- a CDS encoding peroxiredoxin, with amino-acid sequence MERLVGKKAPSFKLKTIDGKGENFGSVSLEDYSGKWLVMFFYPLDFTFVUPTEITAFNDKIEDFRKLNAEVLGVSTDSEFSHKAWIHTPKDANGLGQLEYPLASDMTHQVSKDFGVYMEEAGIAVRGLFIIDPDGNIKYSVVHDLNVGRSVDETLRVLQACQSGGLCPINWQPGDETL
- a CDS encoding NUDIX domain-containing protein, which gives rise to MREEVSSGGVVIFGNAILLLKKYNGDWVLPKGKIKKNESRSEAAIREVYEEGRVKAEIMDYIDKIKYSFKNCWNEYEVVEKTVHWYLMKTKSMNCAPLKEEGFIEARFVHVNRALGMVKYDDERYIIKKVLDKINREKLS
- a CDS encoding gluconeogenesis factor YvcK family protein — its product is MFGIGNKFILIMILCSTLLMGTFLGIFLGVSYVRYIRRIIRQRKNNKNGLKKAPKIVVIGGGTGLSVLLRGLKNFTSNITAIVTVADDGGGSGILREDLGMLPPGDIRNCILALADTEPTMEKLLQYRFTEGMLKGQSFGNLLIAAMNGISDNFEEAIKKINKVLAVTGQVLPVTLEDVTLFAKLKNGSVIKGESQIPVKVKELESKIDEVFMKPNNAKAPDECVLAIYDADIIVLGPGSLYTSIIPNLLVKDMIKAIKRSSASIVYISNVMTQPGETDEYTVEDHVNEINKYLKGIDIDYIFVNNENIPTEVLEKYHKDGAKPLLLNEGEKEKLQGHHIRVIEGDFVNIKKNYIRHDAQRISEKLIHIFQNEKR
- the murB gene encoding UDP-N-acetylmuramate dehydrogenase, which translates into the protein MDIKRIYDRLIEVIDRDNIREKEIMSKHTSFKIGGPVDIMILPKTVAEVKHAIKVFKEEEVKYYVMGNGSNLLVADKGIRGAIIKIGDNFNKVDVEDEKITAQAGVLLSALANVALKSSLKTFEFASGIPGTLGGAVTMNAGAYGGEMKDVVTGASVIDKFGNVVYLNNEELGFEYRNSNVQKEGYIVLEVDIQLEKGIYEEIQNTIKDLTKKRTTKQPLSLPSAGSTFKRPPDHFAGKLIQDAGLKGVKVGGAQVSELHSGFIVNVDNATAKDVLDLIRLVQKTVKDKFGVCLNPEVKIIGEID
- a CDS encoding ABC transporter substrate-binding protein; amino-acid sequence: MSGKGRSYFVSILIFILILFIIIGPFYFIYVKEQIKNNTIKKEEYSFKGVISFWDYPKTNTQTGSRYGWILKKIKRFEKENPGVYIEFKPLSRKTGHMLLDTAVDTKTYPDIAPVATDMRIISKGLLENVDKFMTEEEVKQYKTDAIKAVKCKGKIWGFPYTMSTYNLLLNVEMFNERGIEIPKEGNWTYDEFVETLKKLTVDENDDGKMDYYGFNAYIGVNDYSLWGILLSDGGEVFNNKGEYIFNDSKAISGVKRIVDLKNKYKVVPDDFGESSEIEAWKSFYKDKKIGVYPAGTWAVNTLTKAYESGEGFEFEVANYPTGNREKTISAAKVTSAYGIFKQEDEEKLKMCVKFLKFLSKDEYQRSLNEVGVFPVKKDIEKIYTGNAKMDFVEQNLKYTKNISNPNWNITQEYFYSQLRQILLKNKNVKEALDQAKNKIDTYRSIKKE